In Methanofollis sp., the DNA window TCCTGGTGTCGGGGGTCCGGGGGCAACGAGAAGGTCGTAGACCTTCGAGACAGTCCCCCGGTACCTCTGGGGGGAAGGCGGCGGTTTCGCGCTTCCCCTCATGGAATCGAGTTATCACCCAGAGTATCTGTACTGCTCACTCCTGATTTTTCTCGTCTATCTCAAATGCCTTCTGGAAATCCGCGATATCCCATCCCAGGTGGTCCCTGATGATGCAATAGGCCATCTGCGGCGGGATCGCCCCCATCTCCGTCACGATCAGGTCCACGTACCTCGCGGGCGTCACGTCGAAGGCCGGGTTTCGCACCCGCACGTTCGGCAGGGCCGCCGCGATTGCCGGGTCGAGCACCTCCGCGGCGTCCCTCTCCTCGATCGCGATCCTCTCGCCGAGTGTCGTCCTGGGTGCGAACTTGTACGTCTCCGCGGCCACGACCAGGTTCGTCCGCGCCTCGTGGGCGGCCAGGGCGATCTGTGCCGTGCCGATCTTGTTCACCACCGCCCCGTTCACCGTGATCGCGTCGGCCCCGGTGACCACCAGGTCGACGTCGTTGATGAAGGATCGGACCGCCGAGTCCACGATGAAGTTCGTCCTGATCCCGGCGTCGTTCAATGTCCGGATCGTGAGGAGGCCCTGGTTCCGCGGCCGCACCTCGGTGGCGAAGACCTCGATCTCCTTCCCCTCCCTGTGGGCGGCGAGGATGCAGGCGAGCGCCGCCTCCGAGTTGCAGTGGGTGAGGACGACGTCGCCGTCGGCGATGTGGCGGGCGCCTATCTCACCGATCCTCCCGACCGCGTGCTCCGAGGAGAGGACGAAGGAGTCCGCCGCGTCTGTCAGCCCGTCCCGCGCTTCGCGCACCGTCGCCGCCCCGGCCATCCCCCGCATCACCGACCTCACCGCATTCGGCAGGGAGACCGCGGTCGGCCTGGTCGAGACGAGCATCTCCGCCGCCCTCCCCATCTCCCGCCTGAAGAGGTCGAGGTCATCCGTCTCCAGGCGCCCGGCACGGTCTTTCAGGGCCTCGGCCGCCGCCCTCGCGATCCTGCCCGCGCCCCTGATCTCCATGGACCGGATTTTCTCTGCGGTCTGATTCAGCAACATACTTTAATGGAGTAGATGAATACTCAATCAGATAAGCATTACCGGTGAGTATCCATGACCGTTGCAGTAGTATTCGACAGTGCGGGCACACTTTTGCGGAGTTACCGGACGGCGCGGGACGTCGTCACCGGCGAACTCCTCTCCGACGTCGAGACGACGGTGCTCACCTGTCTCGACCGGTCGCGGGTGCTCATCGCCCTCAACGCCCACTCGCGGGACGTGATCGCGGCGTCGCCCGACCAGCTCCTCTCCGCCTATCTCTGCGACCGGAACATCGGCTTCGGGGTCTCCTGCCTCCGCCAGGTCGTCCCGCAGGAACACCTCGCCCGCATCCTGTACCAGGACGACACCGCTCAGGTCGAGGACCTCCAGACATGCATCAGAGACGTCTGGACGATCCTGAAGGAGGAGTCCCTCGTCGTGATGGACTCGGGCGCCATCCTCAATCTCTCCCGTCCGGGCATCGAGTTCACGGTGACCGCCGGGGGCAGGCCCTTCGAGGGGGCGAAGGAGGCGATGGCCGACCTCCACGCGATGGGCGTCGCCACCTACATCGCCTCCGGCGACAGGGCGGCCAAACTCGAAAAGATCGCCGACCACCTGGGCATCCCGCGTGACCAGGTCCACGGCATCGCCACGCCCTCGATCAAGGCCCAGATCGTCGCCGACCTGAAGCAGTGCTACGACACCGTCGTCATGGTCGGCGACGGCATCAACGACCTCCAGGCCTTCTCGAAGGCCGATATCGCCATCCTTTCCGAGCAACAGTCGCGGCAGAAACCGAAAAAACTCTGCGATGCGGCCGACTACATCATCGGTAACGTGAGCGATGTCGTGCCCATTGTCAGGGACCTCTGCGGGGACGAAATTGTCTCGATATAAAGGATAATATGATCTGACCTCTACAGTACCCCTGAGGAATCAAAGGAGTAAGGTATGACCGCATTGATCACAATCGAGAACCTCTGCATGGATTTCAACGGCAAGAGGGCCCTCAACAATATCAATTTCGAGGTTGGGGAGGGTGAGATCGTCGGCATCATCGGCAGGAGCGGAGCCGGCAAGACGGTCCTCCTCCACCTGGTCCGGGGGGTCGACCAGCCACCGACGAGTGGAAAGGTGGTCTACCATGTCGCCGCCTGCGACGGCTGCGACTGGGTGGACGTGCCGGGTGCCGCGGGGAAGACCTGCCCGAAGTGCGGCCATACTCTCCAGGCCGTCGACGTCGACCTCTGGAACCCGGCCGAAGAGCCGATGAAGCGCCGGGTCATGGCCAGGTCCGCGATCATGTTCCAGCGGACCTTCGCCCTGTACGGGAACGACCGTGTCATCGAGAACGTCCTCCACGCCCTCGAGGACATCGGCTATCCCTCGACGAAGGCGGTCACCAGGGCGGCCGACCTCCTGGACGAGGTCCGCCTCTCCCACAGGATGATGCACATCGCCCGCGACCTCTCTGGCGGCGAGAAGCAGCGCGTTGTCCTGGCCCGGCAACTGGCAAAGGAGCCCTGTCTCCTCTTCGCCGACGAACCGACCGGCACCCTCGACCCGGGTACCGCGACCCTGGTCCACGAGATGCTCAAGGCCGCCGCGGAGACGAACGACATGGGCATGATGGTCACCTCCCACTTCTCTCAGGTGATCGAGGACGTCGCCGACCGTGCGATCATGCTGAAGGACGGCGAGATCGACCTGATCGGTTCGCCCGAAGAGGTGATCCACCACTTCATGGAGGGCTACACCGACACCGAGGTCTACGAGAGGGCAGAACTCGGTGCGGATGTCCTCCAGTCGCGCGACGTGATCAAGAGGTACCTCTCCGTGGACAGGGGCATGGTCAAGGCGGTCGACGGCGTCTCCTTCGAGGTGAAGGAGAAGGAGATATTCGGGATCATCGGGAAGAGCGGCGCCGGCAAGACGACTCTCTCCCGCATGATCTCCGGGATCATCGAACCGACGAGCGGCGAGATGAACATCAGGATCGGCGACGAGTGGGTGGACATGACCAAGCCCGGCATCGAGTACAGGGGCCGGGCGAAGGGTTACATCGGTCTTCTCCACCAGGAGTACGACCTCTACCCGCACCGTTCCGTCCTCGACAACCTCACCGACGCGATCGGTCTCGAGTTCCCGAAGGAACTGGCGATCAGGAAGGCGGTCATCACCCTGAAGATGGCCGGTTTCTCCGAGGAGAAGAGCCGCGAGATCCTCAACCGCAAACCGAGCGAACTCTCCGAAGGGGAGAAGCACCGCGTCGCCCTTGCACAGGTGCTCATCAGGGAGCCGCGGATCGTTATCCTGGACGAACCGACGGGCACGATGGACCCGATCACGAAGATCGACGTGAAGCACTCGATCATGCACGCCCGTGAGCAGATGGACGAGACCTTTATCGTCGTCTCCCATGACATGGCGTTCGTGCGCGACATCTGCGACAGGATCGCCCTGATGCGGGGCGGGAAGATCATCGCCCTCGGCGAATCGAAAGAGGTCCTCGCCAGACTGACAGACGAAGAGCGCGAGATCATGGGGAAGGCCCAGGACTAGGTGGAGTCATGCACGTCCTCCTTGACGGGAGACCGGTGGAGGCCGGTGCCGGGGCGACGCTCGGCGACCTCCTCCCCGACCTGGGCGGGTCATATTTCGTGGCGGTGATCCGGCCGCAGGCGATGGAGGCGGCGCAGACCGGCCACCTCCGCCTTGTGACCACGGCGGGCGAGGTCGTCATCGAGACCACGCCTCTCTTTTCGACGTATTTTGGCAACGAAACAATCCCGGCCCCTCTCTCCCTCCGCTGGAGCGACCGGTACACCGCCGCCTTCGGGCCCTTCCCCTCCGGCGTCTCCCCGGACAGAAGGCCGCACCGGTACGCCCGCGGCGACGTGGTCCTCGGGTGTGCGGGCTATGACCGGGTACGCTCTGTCCTGCTCTTCGCCCGCGCCGACCACCGGGCAGATTTCGGCGCCGGGGCCGACGGCGGGGTCGTCGGCACGATCGTCAGCGGCCGGGGCGTCATCGACCGCTGGACGGAGGGCGACAGTATCACCGCGGTCGAGAGGGTCGTCTCCTGGGCCGATCGGTCCACCTCGTTCACGACCGCGGACCCGGCGACGCCCCTCGAAGAGGGGTGCGAGGTCGTCACCCGCGTCGAGGTGACGGCTGAGGGTTATGGCGGCGACGTTGTCGGGACGAAGACGGCGAGGAGCGTCGAGCACCTCCTCCTCTCCCTGGAGGGCGGGTTCTTCTCTGTCGGCAGGGCCGCGTCCACCTTCATCAGGGACGAGACCATGGTCCCGATGGACGTCTCGATGGACCTCAAAAAGCCGCGGCGTGAGGGTGCGGTCACGGTCAGGGCGGCAGGCGGTTCCCGCGGCGGGGTCTATATGTACCGCGAGGAGATCCCGAGCCACCCGGCCCACACTCTCGTCGGGCATGTCGTCCACGGCATCGAGATCGTGAAACTAGCGGAGAGCGGGCAGCGCTTCAGGGTCTCTGTCGACCCGGCCAGGTTCGACCTGGTGGGCTTCCCCCTCGCCGAGGCCCGGGCGATCGCGGAGAGGCGCGGCATCGGGGTCGAGTTGAAGGGCGAGGGCGAGGACCTGATCGTCGTCGGCCAGAGTCCGGGCACGACCCTCGAAGCACTTGCGAAAGGATCGGTCGTCCTCTCCGTCCTCCCGGCGGAGAAGGTCGTCGGCATCACTCTCGACGACGCCCGTGCGCCAACCACCTGCGACATCTTCAGGCGGGCGACCGGCCTCAAGACCCATGCGGTCGGGTCGATGCCCGTCCTCTTCACCTTCGAGGACGTCACCCTCTTCCAGCCGAAGATCAAAAAGAGCATCAACATCCTCCCTGAGAACGTCCCGAAGGACCTCGTGCCCTCGGGTTCCCTCGCAATGACCAACGAGTCCCGCCGGGGCGCCGGGATGGTCGGCGTGCGGGCGACGGACAACTCCGAGTTCGGCCCGACCTCCGAACCCTTCGAGAGCACGAACCTCATCGGGAGGGTGCTCGACCTGGAGAAGGTCGCCCGTTTCAAGGAAGGGGAGACCGTCTATGTGCGGGAGGTGAAGCGCCATGGCTGAGTATATCCCGACATATGTCGGCACGGTCACGAAGTACGTCTTCGTCGAGTCCCCCCTCCTCACCCCGAAGGATCTTGCGGTCAGGGCCTACGAGATCTCGGGCGGCGTCATGATCAAGGAGACCTGTTTCGGCCTCCAGGTGACAGGCACGCCCGACGAGGTCGAGGCCCTGGTGGCGAAGGTCAGAGAGTTCGACCCGTTCCACATCTTCGTGAAGGACCGGGGCTTTCCCCCCGGCGACGAACGCCGCTGCCGGGCGAACCTCGGCGGGGCCCGACCCGGCTACCTTGGCCACGAGTTCGAGATGAAGAAGGTCCGGTACATCTCGAAGGGCCTGGAGGCGGCCGCGGCGACGGCCCCGTCTCTGCCTGAAAAACCGAAATCCCTGGACGCACGGAGACTGAAAGAAATGATGGACGCAGAGGAACCGTAATATGGCGAAGGTATTTATCTATCCAGCGACGAGCCTCATCCTCTCCGACATGGTCGCCAGGTTCGGGCACGAACCTCTCGGATCGGCGATCGGCATACGCGAACGTATCCAGACCCCGGGCTTCGAGAGCCCGCCCCTCCAGATCACCCCCGAAGAACCGAAGAAGGGGCTGAAGTGGGCGGCCGTCGAGGTGCCGTCAGGGGTCAGGGGGAGGATGGCCGTGTACGGCCCCCTGATCGAGGCGGCAGAGGCCGCGGTCATCGTCAGGGACCCTGAGTTCGCCTTCGGCTGCATGGGGTGCGCCCGGACGAACGAACTGATCCTCTTCCACCTGCGAAACATGGGCATCCCTGTCCTCGAACTCGATTATCCTGAGAGCGAAGACGAGGGCATCGCCTTCGTCGCCGCGATCAGGGAGTTCCTTAATGGTCTTCCGAAGGAGGCGTCGGAATGACTGAGAAGGTGCGGATCGCCCAGCTCTCCTGCGGGCCCGAGTACTCGGGCGTTCAGAAGGAGATCAACGACGCCGCGGCGATGGTCGACGCCGAGGTCTTCTTCCCCGACATCATGCTCGACGACGTGCGGGAGGGCTTCGAGAGCTTCGGTCTCGACGTCCGGAGTCCTGACCTGAAACTTGCGATCGGGCGGGCGAAGGCCCTTGTCGACGGGAAGATCGACGCCGACGCCGTCTTCATCGCCACCTGCTTCAGGTGCGCCGAGGCGGCGATCGTGAGAAACGAACTCCGCCGGTACATCCACGAGAACTCCAGCCTCCCTGTCGTCTCGTACTCCTTCACCGAGAGGACGACCGCGGGCACCCTCCTCACCAGGATGGAGGCCCTGACCACCATCGCCCGGCGCCGCGCCCTCCTCGCCCGCGAGGAGCAGGAAGGGATCACCATGGGCATTGACTCGGGTTCCTCGACGACGAAGGCGGTGGTCATGAAGGACAACGAGATCGTCGGCACAGGCTGGCTCCCGACGACCGAGGTGCTGAAGAGCGCCGAAGGGGTCGTCGACCTCGCCCTGGCCGAGGCCGGCCTCACGATGAACGACATCCAGGCGATCGGGACGACCGGGTACGGCCGGTATCTCGTCGGCAAGCGTTTCAACGCGCAACTCGTCCAGGAGGAACTGACCGTCAACTCGAAGGGCGCCGTCTACCTTGCCGGCAGTCAGCACGGCCCCGCGACCGTTATCGACATCGGCGGCATGGACAACAAGGCGATCACGGTCCAGGACGGGATACCCGGCATGTTCACGATGGGCGGGATCTGTGCCGGGGCGAGTGGTCGGTTCCTTGAGATGACCGCGAAGCGCCTGGGCATCGACATCACCGAACTCGGCCCCCTCGCGATGAAGGGGATGGGCGAGAAGGTGCCGATGAACTCGTATTGTATCGTCTTCGGGACGCAGAGCCTGGTGAACGCCCTTGCCGAGGGGAGCAGCAGGGAGGACGTCGCTGCGGCGGCCTGCCACTCGGTGGCTGAGCAGGTCTTCGAGCAGCAGCTCCAGGAGGTGGACATCAAGGAGCCGGTGATCATGGTCGGCGGCACCTCCCTGATCCAGGGGCTGGTGTACGCGATGGGCCAGCTCCTCCAGACCGAGATCGTCGTCCCGCACCATTCCCAGTATATCGGTGCGGTGGGGTGCGCTCTGCTTGCGTCGGGTTTTGTGAAGGGAGAGTAGGGAGATGGCCACGCTTGAGTACTTCAGGGTCGAATGCATCGAGGAGAAGGGGAGGGAGGCGTACGAGAGGATCGCAAACGACGTCCTCCTCGACCTCGACCTTGTGCGGGTCGTTTCGAAACTCCACATCTTCATCGACCCGCATGTCCCGGTCTTTGTCGCGGTCGGGGCGACCCACCCCCTCGGCGGCCCTGTGCTGGTGCGGGACTTTGCCGACGTGAACGTGGACGAGGAAGGGCGGGCCGTCCTCTCGATCGGGGACGAGACCTATCTTGCGCCGATGCTCCAGGCCCTCTGGGGCCGTTTCGGCAAGGACTTTGTCGAGCAGCCCGACCGCTTCTCTGTCGTCGTGACGGTGCCGAAAGGGGAGGACCCGCGGGCGATCGAGGAGATCGTCGTCGCACGCCCGGAGGAGGGCCTCTATAAGGACCTCGTGTACGCCCTCCAGATCATCGCCCCCGAGGGGTTCAAGGTGCGCCGGGAGTACCACCGCGAAGGGGTCTTTTACTATGTGGCAAGCGAGAACACCCTCGACCCGGAGGTCGTCGAGACCCTGGTCGCGGAGAAGCTGGACCTGATCGGGGTGAGCCTGTGATCTTTGTGCCCATCACCTACAAGGGGGGTGTCTTCAGGCACGACGAGGTTGTCGACCTCATCGAGGACCTCGGCGGCTACATCGTGCAGAAGCACATGATCGCCCAGGAGGTCGTCCTCCAGTGCCTGGTGCCGAAGGAAGACGTGGAACTGATCCGGACGGTCGGCAGGCCTCTCGGCGGCGAGGTGACGGTCGCGCCCCTCGTCGGCACGGAGATCGCCGTCGTCTCTCCCTCTCTGGAGATCCATCACCTCCCCCACTCCTCCTGCGACGTTGCCGAGTACCTGCGGCGGGCCGGGGCGAAGACGAACATGGTCGGCCTTGCCCGCGGTTTCGGCAAGAGGATCGCGAACCTCAATGTGGAGGAGAGGGACACGATCA includes these proteins:
- a CDS encoding ribose 1,5-bisphosphate isomerase → MLLNQTAEKIRSMEIRGAGRIARAAAEALKDRAGRLETDDLDLFRREMGRAAEMLVSTRPTAVSLPNAVRSVMRGMAGAATVREARDGLTDAADSFVLSSEHAVGRIGEIGARHIADGDVVLTHCNSEAALACILAAHREGKEIEVFATEVRPRNQGLLTIRTLNDAGIRTNFIVDSAVRSFINDVDLVVTGADAITVNGAVVNKIGTAQIALAAHEARTNLVVAAETYKFAPRTTLGERIAIEERDAAEVLDPAIAAALPNVRVRNPAFDVTPARYVDLIVTEMGAIPPQMAYCIIRDHLGWDIADFQKAFEIDEKNQE
- a CDS encoding HAD family hydrolase, with the translated sequence MTVAVVFDSAGTLLRSYRTARDVVTGELLSDVETTVLTCLDRSRVLIALNAHSRDVIAASPDQLLSAYLCDRNIGFGVSCLRQVVPQEHLARILYQDDTAQVEDLQTCIRDVWTILKEESLVVMDSGAILNLSRPGIEFTVTAGGRPFEGAKEAMADLHAMGVATYIASGDRAAKLEKIADHLGIPRDQVHGIATPSIKAQIVADLKQCYDTVVMVGDGINDLQAFSKADIAILSEQQSRQKPKKLCDAADYIIGNVSDVVPIVRDLCGDEIVSI
- the atwA gene encoding methyl coenzyme M reductase system, component A2, coding for MTALITIENLCMDFNGKRALNNINFEVGEGEIVGIIGRSGAGKTVLLHLVRGVDQPPTSGKVVYHVAACDGCDWVDVPGAAGKTCPKCGHTLQAVDVDLWNPAEEPMKRRVMARSAIMFQRTFALYGNDRVIENVLHALEDIGYPSTKAVTRAADLLDEVRLSHRMMHIARDLSGGEKQRVVLARQLAKEPCLLFADEPTGTLDPGTATLVHEMLKAAAETNDMGMMVTSHFSQVIEDVADRAIMLKDGEIDLIGSPEEVIHHFMEGYTDTEVYERAELGADVLQSRDVIKRYLSVDRGMVKAVDGVSFEVKEKEIFGIIGKSGAGKTTLSRMISGIIEPTSGEMNIRIGDEWVDMTKPGIEYRGRAKGYIGLLHQEYDLYPHRSVLDNLTDAIGLEFPKELAIRKAVITLKMAGFSEEKSREILNRKPSELSEGEKHRVALAQVLIREPRIVILDEPTGTMDPITKIDVKHSIMHAREQMDETFIVVSHDMAFVRDICDRIALMRGGKIIALGESKEVLARLTDEEREIMGKAQD
- a CDS encoding methanogenesis marker 3 protein, encoding MHVLLDGRPVEAGAGATLGDLLPDLGGSYFVAVIRPQAMEAAQTGHLRLVTTAGEVVIETTPLFSTYFGNETIPAPLSLRWSDRYTAAFGPFPSGVSPDRRPHRYARGDVVLGCAGYDRVRSVLLFARADHRADFGAGADGGVVGTIVSGRGVIDRWTEGDSITAVERVVSWADRSTSFTTADPATPLEEGCEVVTRVEVTAEGYGGDVVGTKTARSVEHLLLSLEGGFFSVGRAASTFIRDETMVPMDVSMDLKKPRREGAVTVRAAGGSRGGVYMYREEIPSHPAHTLVGHVVHGIEIVKLAESGQRFRVSVDPARFDLVGFPLAEARAIAERRGIGVELKGEGEDLIVVGQSPGTTLEALAKGSVVLSVLPAEKVVGITLDDARAPTTCDIFRRATGLKTHAVGSMPVLFTFEDVTLFQPKIKKSINILPENVPKDLVPSGSLAMTNESRRGAGMVGVRATDNSEFGPTSEPFESTNLIGRVLDLEKVARFKEGETVYVREVKRHG
- a CDS encoding methanogenesis marker 6 protein, whose protein sequence is MAEYIPTYVGTVTKYVFVESPLLTPKDLAVRAYEISGGVMIKETCFGLQVTGTPDEVEALVAKVREFDPFHIFVKDRGFPPGDERRCRANLGGARPGYLGHEFEMKKVRYISKGLEAAAATAPSLPEKPKSLDARRLKEMMDAEEP
- a CDS encoding methanogenesis marker 5 protein, with amino-acid sequence MAKVFIYPATSLILSDMVARFGHEPLGSAIGIRERIQTPGFESPPLQITPEEPKKGLKWAAVEVPSGVRGRMAVYGPLIEAAEAAVIVRDPEFAFGCMGCARTNELILFHLRNMGIPVLELDYPESEDEGIAFVAAIREFLNGLPKEASE
- a CDS encoding methanogenesis marker 15 protein yields the protein MTEKVRIAQLSCGPEYSGVQKEINDAAAMVDAEVFFPDIMLDDVREGFESFGLDVRSPDLKLAIGRAKALVDGKIDADAVFIATCFRCAEAAIVRNELRRYIHENSSLPVVSYSFTERTTAGTLLTRMEALTTIARRRALLAREEQEGITMGIDSGSSTTKAVVMKDNEIVGTGWLPTTEVLKSAEGVVDLALAEAGLTMNDIQAIGTTGYGRYLVGKRFNAQLVQEELTVNSKGAVYLAGSQHGPATVIDIGGMDNKAITVQDGIPGMFTMGGICAGASGRFLEMTAKRLGIDITELGPLAMKGMGEKVPMNSYCIVFGTQSLVNALAEGSSREDVAAAACHSVAEQVFEQQLQEVDIKEPVIMVGGTSLIQGLVYAMGQLLQTEIVVPHHSQYIGAVGCALLASGFVKGE
- a CDS encoding methanogenesis marker 17 protein, which gives rise to MATLEYFRVECIEEKGREAYERIANDVLLDLDLVRVVSKLHIFIDPHVPVFVAVGATHPLGGPVLVRDFADVNVDEEGRAVLSIGDETYLAPMLQALWGRFGKDFVEQPDRFSVVVTVPKGEDPRAIEEIVVARPEEGLYKDLVYALQIIAPEGFKVRREYHREGVFYYVASENTLDPEVVETLVAEKLDLIGVSL